Proteins encoded together in one Benincasa hispida cultivar B227 chromosome 1, ASM972705v1, whole genome shotgun sequence window:
- the LOC120086663 gene encoding protein disulfide-isomerase SCO2 translates to MFAINPTSLFFPSNPTTARQQSISFPPSFRLCRAAVGDASPGPSFSRLFNFPSLSATEATGGFRLGQEYDAGASSPAVDGPGRFGSGNGSVKVNAMEKKWSRDRESYLVDNTDVLPLPMTYPDSSPVTPEEIDRRLQCDPQVEDCKEVVYEWTGKCRSCQGSGYVSYYNKRGREITCKCIPCLGIGYVQKITARKDIELMEDLDNNGQPL, encoded by the exons ATGTTCGCCATAAATCCTACTTCCCTTTTCTTCCCTTCCAATCCCACTACTGCACGTCAACAATCCATCTCTTTCCCCCCCTCCTTCCGCCTCTGCCGTGCCGCGGTCGGAGACGCCTCGCCGGGCCCCTCATTTTCCCGCCTCTTCAATTTCCCTTCTCTTTCTGCCACCGAAGCCACCGGCGGCTTTCGACTTGGACAAGAGTACGATGCCGGAGCTTCCTCCCCTGCTGTCGATGGACCGGGGAGGTTTGGCAGCGGAAATGGCAGCGTTAAAGTGAACGCCATGGAGAAAAAATGGTCGCGTGATAGAGAGAGTTATTTGGTCGATAATACCGACGTCCTCCCTCTTCCTATGACTTATCCGGATTCTTCCCCTGTAACGCCGGAGGAGATCGACCGCCGGCTTCAGTGCGATCCACAAGTGGAG GATTGTAAAGAAGTGGTGTATGAATGGACCGGGAAGTGTCGCAGTTGCCAGGGGTCTGGATATGTTAGCTATTATAACAAAAGGGGAAGAGAGATTACTTGCAAATGCATACCTTGCCTTGGAATtg GGTATGTGCAGAAGATAACGGCTCGAAAGGACATTGAACTAATGGAGGATTTGGATAATAATGGACAACCATTGTGA